Below is a window of Halarcobacter anaerophilus DNA.
GGGAGATGTTTCAAGCAGTTGCCGTTAATAATTCAAGAGACAGTATAAATGCTTTACTTGATATAAAACCCGAATTTGCAAATGTAAAAGTAGGTGAAACAATAGTTCAAAAAAAACCCGAAGATGTGAAAATAGGAGATACTATTTTAGTAAAAGCAGGAGAAAAAGTTCCTGTTGACGGAGTTTTGGAAAAAGAAAATGCCTCTTTTGATACAAGTGCGATTACGGGAGAATTTAAACCTAAAATGATAAGAGAAAAAGAAGAGGTTTTAAGCGGGTTTATAAATCTTACAAAAGCTTCATATATAAAAGTAAGCTCTTTATACAAAGATTCAACTGTTGCTAAAATAATTGAACTAATAGAAAATGCCTCTTCAAAAAAAGCAAAAGCCGAAAAATTTATTACAAAATTTGCAGCGGTTTATACACCTATAGTGGTTGTTCTTGCAGTACTGCTCGCTTTTTTACCTCCTTTATTTATAGAAGGTGCTTTATATTCAGACTGGATTGAAAGGGCATTGGTATTTTTAGTTATCTCTTGTCCTTGTGCTTTGGTTGTCTCAATTCCTTTATCTTTTTTTAGCGCAATAGGAGCTGTATCAAAAAGAGGAGTTTTGGTAAAAGGTGCAAATTATATTGAAAAACTAACAGAAATAGAAAATATTATTTTTGACAAAACAGGAACTTTGACTCACGGGGTATTTGAAGTTACAAAAATAAAAAGTTTCGGTTTAAAAGAGGATGAACTTTTAAAATATGCTGCCTTTGCGGAGAGTTTTTCAACTCACCCTATTGCAAAATCAATAGAGAAAGCTTACGGCAAAGAAATTGATTTTAAAGCTGTTAAAAGTCATGAAGAGTTTAGCGGTTTAGGAGTAAAAGCAAATATTGATTCAAAAGATATTTTAGTAGGAAATGAAAGACTTCTTGAAAAATTCAAGATAGAAATAAAAGAGCAAATAAAAGAGAATCTTAATGTAATTTATGTGGCAGTAGATTATGAATTTGCAGGTTTTATAGTTGTAAGCGATATTATAAAAGTAGAAGCAAAAGAGGTTATTAAAAACCTTAAAGAGCTTGAGGTTTCAAAAGTCTATATGCTAACAGGAGATAAAAAAGAGGTTGCCTTGGATGTGGCAA
It encodes the following:
- a CDS encoding heavy metal translocating P-type ATPase; the protein is MQKVKLENLDCANCALKIENSLNQMEELSNVKLNFSTSTLTFEQKGDDNLFDKIEKEIQKIENEVVIVRDEEKTQRTFWQLLDKKLLLITLFSLLLTFFSYNYIQNATLQLAVYLLAYFLVGWDVLFKAVKNLLNGKLFDEHFLMGIATIGAFALGEYIEGIAVMIFYQVGEMFQAVAVNNSRDSINALLDIKPEFANVKVGETIVQKKPEDVKIGDTILVKAGEKVPVDGVLEKENASFDTSAITGEFKPKMIREKEEVLSGFINLTKASYIKVSSLYKDSTVAKIIELIENASSKKAKAEKFITKFAAVYTPIVVVLAVLLAFLPPLFIEGALYSDWIERALVFLVISCPCALVVSIPLSFFSAIGAVSKRGVLVKGANYIEKLTEIENIIFDKTGTLTHGVFEVTKIKSFGLKEDELLKYAAFAESFSTHPIAKSIEKAYGKEIDFKAVKSHEEFSGLGVKANIDSKDILVGNERLLEKFKIEIKEQIKENLNVIYVAVDYEFAGFIVVSDIIKVEAKEVIKNLKELEVSKVYMLTGDKKEVALDVAKNLGIDEVKYELLPQDKLTNFEEIKKQTNAVTAFVGDGINDAPTLANSDVGFAMGGVGSDLAVKSADVVVLNDNLSAISDAIKIARKTKRIVYENITFIMIIKIGFLSLGATAMIGMAEAIFADVGVALLAILNSMRILKTIKEKPKASVCEDSCCNIKS